In bacterium, one genomic interval encodes:
- a CDS encoding methyltransferase domain-containing protein has protein sequence MTSAEDIYVGGGYLDKNPHLAEGTAPWKVGKIRRMMERHKLNPKRVIEAGCGTGLVLRHLAEAMPAIPRLDGYDISPQAIARAKESGQQLKQLHFHVGDATQASTERFDLMLMIDVFEHVEDYFGFLRSHRPVAKQTIFHIPLDMHVQGLLRDRQIGYRQSIGHLHYFSKATALATLEDTGYRVKDWFYTAGSLEVESIKSPKSRLLELPRRMLFALAPDLAVKLFGGWSMLVIADND, from the coding sequence ATGACAAGTGCCGAGGACATCTATGTCGGCGGTGGATACCTCGACAAGAACCCCCATTTAGCCGAGGGCACGGCCCCCTGGAAGGTCGGTAAGATTCGGCGGATGATGGAACGCCACAAGCTTAACCCCAAGCGTGTGATTGAGGCCGGTTGCGGCACGGGCCTGGTGCTCAGGCACCTGGCCGAAGCCATGCCCGCCATCCCCCGGCTGGACGGCTACGACATCTCTCCCCAGGCCATTGCCCGCGCCAAAGAGAGCGGCCAGCAGCTCAAACAGCTCCATTTCCATGTGGGCGACGCCACACAGGCCTCCACCGAACGGTTTGACCTCATGCTCATGATCGATGTCTTCGAGCATGTGGAGGATTATTTCGGCTTCCTGCGCAGCCACCGTCCTGTGGCAAAACAAACCATCTTCCACATCCCGCTCGACATGCACGTGCAGGGCCTGTTGCGTGACCGGCAGATCGGCTATCGCCAGTCCATCGGCCACCTGCATTATTTCTCCAAAGCCACCGCCCTGGCCACGCTGGAAGACACGGGCTACCGTGTGAAAGACTGGTTCTACACCGCCGGAAGCCTGGAGGTGGAATCCATCAAAAGTCCCAAAAGTCGCCTGCTGGAATTGCCACGCCGCATGCTATTCGCCCTCGCGCCCGATCTGGCCGTAAAGCTCTTCGGCGGCTGGTCCATGCTCGTAATAGCGGATAACGATTAA
- a CDS encoding exopolysaccharide biosynthesis polyprenyl glycosylphosphotransferase, whose amino-acid sequence MRDEEIVSHLSFAQLLFKEIFDRLVALVGLVLAMPVMLLAALAIRLETPGPVFFKQERGGLNGKSFVIYKFRTMTAEAGMDTKAGHATKHDPRKTRVGTFLRQSSIDELPQLINVLKGDMSIVGPRPHMVYHDAVYRTQVKGYDRRFRAKPGLTGLAQVNGYRGMIREVSDMQNRVDCDNAYIDSWSALLDVKILFKMVWVVLRGINAH is encoded by the coding sequence ATGCGTGATGAGGAAATCGTTTCCCATCTCTCCTTCGCCCAGCTGCTTTTCAAGGAAATCTTCGACCGTCTGGTGGCCCTGGTAGGGCTGGTTCTGGCCATGCCGGTCATGCTGCTTGCCGCGCTGGCCATTCGTCTGGAAACCCCGGGCCCGGTCTTTTTCAAGCAGGAACGCGGCGGCCTGAACGGCAAAAGCTTTGTGATCTATAAATTTCGCACCATGACGGCGGAAGCCGGCATGGACACCAAAGCCGGCCATGCAACGAAGCATGATCCGCGCAAAACCCGCGTCGGCACCTTTTTACGCCAAAGCAGCATTGACGAACTCCCCCAGCTAATCAACGTGCTGAAGGGCGATATGTCCATCGTTGGTCCGCGCCCGCACATGGTGTATCACGATGCCGTTTACCGCACGCAGGTTAAAGGTTATGACCGCCGCTTCCGCGCAAAACCGGGCCTTACCGGCCTGGCTCAGGTCAATGGTTACCGCGGAATGATTCGGGAAGTATCCGACATGCAGAACCGTGTGGATTGCGACAATGCCTATATCGACAGCTGGAGCGCCCTGCTGGATGTCAAAATCCTGTTCAAGATGGTCTGGGTCGTGCTGCGCGGCATCAACGCGCATTAA
- the atpC gene encoding ATP synthase F1 subunit epsilon, protein MALSLQLVTPEKQLLDQPVEMVVIPGSMGDMGVMEGHAAVVTTLRSGLVTIYERDVPTDRYFVRGGFAEVGGAICRVLAENAQHLASVKKSDSQMALAEAKVALDLVRTKGGVSQEELERLEQALADAELLDSLVA, encoded by the coding sequence ATGGCACTGTCACTGCAACTGGTAACGCCCGAAAAACAATTGCTGGATCAACCGGTCGAAATGGTCGTGATTCCCGGCTCCATGGGCGACATGGGCGTGATGGAAGGCCATGCCGCGGTGGTGACCACCCTGCGCTCCGGCCTTGTGACCATCTATGAGCGCGATGTGCCGACGGACCGTTACTTCGTCCGCGGCGGCTTTGCCGAAGTCGGCGGCGCCATCTGCCGCGTGCTGGCTGAAAACGCGCAGCACCTTGCCAGCGTAAAGAAAAGCGATAGCCAGATGGCGCTGGCCGAAGCCAAAGTGGCCCTCGACCTCGTCCGCACCAAGGGCGGCGTGAGCCAGGAAGAGCTGGAGCGCCTGGAACAGGCCCTGGCCGATGCCGAACTGCTGGATAGCCTGGTCGCCTAA
- a CDS encoding UDP-N-acetylglucosamine 2-epimerase (non-hydrolyzing) produces MRILAVIGTRPEAIKMIPVIRALKAAPDMELQVCSTGQHREMLRPILAMADVKVDIDLDVMEPNQSLNRLAGKLFHALPDVFAGCRPDRVLVQGDTSSAAVAAQAAFYARIPVGHVEAGLRSHDMNHPFPEEGNRKLVGALADQHYAPTATAARNLLAENVIPAQVFITGNTVIDALFYFKSRMEQDATLQQQYRKEFSFLNDKQRLLLVTAHRRENFDGGIANICQALQKLAQRGDMQIVLPVHMNPNVKHVVTEQLGDKPNIHLIPPQDYLPFLYLMDKSHMVLTDSGGVQEEAPSLGKPVLVMRETTERPEGVEAGTARLIGSSSAETIVQEVSRLFDNEAAHAAMARAQNPYGDGHASERILEILRTGSLAPGKEFSTPLPLKQVAHHA; encoded by the coding sequence ATGCGTATTCTTGCCGTCATTGGCACCCGGCCGGAAGCCATCAAGATGATTCCGGTCATCCGCGCGCTGAAAGCCGCGCCGGACATGGAATTGCAGGTCTGCTCCACCGGGCAGCATCGCGAGATGCTGCGTCCCATCCTGGCCATGGCGGACGTGAAGGTGGATATCGACCTTGATGTGATGGAGCCTAACCAGAGTCTCAACCGCCTGGCGGGCAAGCTTTTTCATGCGCTGCCGGATGTTTTTGCCGGCTGCAGACCGGACCGCGTGCTGGTGCAGGGCGATACCAGCTCCGCCGCCGTGGCCGCCCAGGCCGCCTTTTACGCGCGCATCCCCGTGGGTCATGTGGAAGCGGGCCTCCGCAGCCACGACATGAACCACCCCTTCCCGGAAGAAGGCAACCGCAAGCTCGTCGGGGCATTGGCAGATCAGCACTATGCACCCACCGCCACCGCCGCACGAAACCTTCTGGCCGAGAATGTTATACCCGCCCAGGTCTTCATCACCGGCAACACGGTGATTGATGCGCTGTTCTACTTCAAATCCCGCATGGAACAGGACGCAACCCTGCAGCAGCAATACCGCAAGGAATTCAGCTTTCTGAACGATAAACAGCGCCTGCTGCTCGTCACCGCCCACCGGCGCGAGAATTTCGACGGTGGCATCGCCAACATCTGCCAGGCCCTGCAAAAGCTGGCCCAGCGCGGCGACATGCAGATCGTCCTGCCTGTCCACATGAACCCCAACGTCAAACATGTGGTGACGGAGCAACTGGGCGACAAGCCCAACATTCACCTCATTCCCCCGCAGGATTACCTGCCCTTCCTCTACCTGATGGACAAAAGCCACATGGTGCTGACCGATTCCGGCGGCGTGCAGGAGGAGGCTCCCTCCCTCGGCAAACCGGTGCTGGTGATGCGTGAAACCACCGAACGCCCGGAAGGCGTGGAGGCAGGCACCGCCAGGCTCATCGGCTCCTCCAGTGCGGAAACCATCGTCCAGGAAGTCTCGCGCTTATTCGATAATGAAGCCGCCCATGCCGCCATGGCCCGCGCGCAAAACCCCTATGGCGACGGCCATGCGTCAGAGCGTATCCTGGAAATTCTGCGCACCGGCAGCCTGGCTCCCGGCAAGGAATTTTCCACCCCACTCCCTCTCAAACAGGTTGCCCACCATGCCTAA
- the wecC gene encoding UDP-N-acetyl-D-mannosamine dehydrogenase has product MPKKKREICILGLGYIGLPTASIIASRHMHVTGVDTNPKVVEQVSKGKPHIVEPELEGLVYKVVSEKRLTPVTKPVAADIYMITVPTPITDDNKPDVTFVEAAADSIAKLLTKGNLIILESTCPVGTTALISRRLAAKRKDLRFPHDAPENPDIHLAYCPERVLPGRILTELVHNDRVVGGLTPKCAALAADFYYTFVRGECHQTSAEAAELVKLTENAYRDVNIAFANELSLICDKLKLNVWEIIGFANRHPRVDILQPGPGVGGHCISVDPWFIVDTVPEQARLIRTAREINNSKPLYVIDRIKEAAKTFKKKPTIAVLGLAFKPNVDDLRESPALHIAEALADAKIGKILAVEPYIDELPAHLAKSGAELTDALSAIDAADIVVSLVNHRQFGPLDHKRITDKITFDFCGLWK; this is encoded by the coding sequence ATGCCTAAAAAGAAACGCGAAATATGCATCCTCGGCCTCGGTTACATCGGCCTGCCGACCGCATCCATCATCGCCAGCCGTCATATGCATGTCACCGGGGTGGATACCAACCCCAAAGTGGTGGAGCAGGTCTCCAAAGGCAAACCGCATATCGTGGAGCCCGAGCTGGAAGGCCTGGTCTACAAGGTCGTGAGCGAAAAGCGCCTGACCCCCGTCACCAAGCCGGTGGCCGCCGATATCTACATGATCACCGTGCCCACCCCCATCACCGACGACAACAAGCCCGACGTCACGTTTGTGGAAGCCGCGGCCGACAGCATTGCCAAGCTCTTGACCAAGGGCAACCTGATCATTCTGGAATCCACCTGCCCGGTGGGCACCACAGCGCTTATCTCCCGCCGTCTGGCCGCCAAGCGTAAGGATCTGCGCTTCCCGCATGATGCGCCGGAAAACCCCGATATTCACTTGGCCTATTGCCCCGAGCGCGTGCTACCCGGCCGCATCCTGACCGAGCTGGTGCACAATGACCGTGTCGTGGGCGGCCTCACCCCCAAATGCGCGGCTCTGGCGGCGGATTTCTATTACACGTTCGTCCGCGGCGAATGCCACCAGACCTCCGCCGAAGCCGCCGAACTGGTCAAGCTCACCGAGAATGCCTACCGCGACGTCAACATCGCTTTTGCCAACGAACTTTCCCTCATCTGCGACAAGCTCAAGCTCAATGTCTGGGAAATCATCGGCTTTGCCAACCGCCACCCGCGCGTGGACATCCTCCAGCCCGGCCCTGGCGTGGGCGGCCATTGCATCAGCGTGGACCCCTGGTTCATCGTCGACACCGTGCCCGAGCAGGCTCGTCTTATCCGCACCGCGCGAGAGATCAACAACAGCAAACCGCTCTATGTGATTGACCGCATCAAGGAAGCAGCCAAAACATTCAAGAAAAAGCCCACCATCGCCGTCCTAGGCCTTGCCTTCAAACCCAATGTGGACGACCTGCGCGAAAGCCCGGCCCTCCACATTGCCGAAGCTTTGGCCGATGCGAAAATCGGTAAGATTCTCGCGGTTGAACCCTATATCGATGAGCTTCCCGCCCATCTCGCCAAAAGCGGCGCGGAACTCACCGATGCGCTTTCCGCCATCGATGCGGCCGATATCGTCGTCAGCCTGGTCAACCACCGCCAGTTCGGCCCGCTCGACCATAAGCGCATCACCGACAAGATCACCTTCGACTTCTGCGGGCTCTGGAAATGA
- a CDS encoding WecB/TagA/CpsF family glycosyltransferase yields MNSTHRITFMGCPMDAITMKETLRLIEESMRGGHRLQHVVVNVAKLVALQTDKELFDDVTGSDLINIDGAGVVLGCRMFGLKVPERVAGVDIMTEVLALCNEKGYRPYILGAKPEVLEKAVANIQARWPNIQFAGWHHGYFSKEEEADVVRDIAASNAHCLFIAMTTPHKERLMGRYKDGFHVPFIMGVGGSVDILAGYTKRAPLWMQKAGLEWLYRVLQEPRRMWKRYFTTNSRFAGLLVKYAIKRW; encoded by the coding sequence ATGAATTCCACCCACCGCATCACGTTCATGGGCTGCCCCATGGACGCTATCACCATGAAGGAAACGTTACGGTTGATAGAAGAGTCCATGAGAGGTGGCCACCGGTTGCAGCATGTGGTGGTGAATGTGGCCAAACTCGTGGCCCTGCAGACGGACAAGGAGCTGTTCGACGATGTGACGGGCAGCGACCTGATCAATATCGACGGGGCGGGCGTGGTGCTGGGCTGCCGGATGTTTGGCCTGAAAGTGCCGGAACGGGTGGCAGGCGTGGATATCATGACCGAGGTGCTGGCCCTTTGTAACGAAAAAGGGTACCGCCCCTATATCCTCGGCGCCAAGCCGGAGGTGCTGGAGAAGGCCGTGGCCAATATCCAGGCGCGCTGGCCGAATATCCAGTTCGCCGGGTGGCATCACGGCTATTTTAGCAAGGAAGAGGAGGCCGACGTGGTGCGGGATATCGCGGCCTCTAACGCGCATTGCCTGTTCATTGCCATGACCACGCCGCATAAGGAGCGGCTGATGGGGCGCTACAAGGACGGGTTCCACGTGCCCTTCATCATGGGCGTGGGGGGCAGCGTGGATATTCTGGCCGGGTACACCAAACGCGCGCCGCTGTGGATGCAGAAGGCCGGGCTGGAATGGCTTTACCGGGTGCTGCAGGAGCCCCGGCGCATGTGGAAGCGCTATTTCACCACCAACAGCCGGTTTGCCGGGCTGCTGGTGAAATATGCCATTAAACGATGGTGA